A stretch of Arachis hypogaea cultivar Tifrunner chromosome 15, arahy.Tifrunner.gnm2.J5K5, whole genome shotgun sequence DNA encodes these proteins:
- the LOC112748323 gene encoding uncharacterized protein, which yields MVDASVPFNAVNSAYYQPMIDAIASMGAGYKGPSYPRVCGYLLSKLVEDVRKMIDGYREIWKQTGCTIMADGWTDRCRRTLINFLVYCPKGTVFLKSVDASNISKTAENLFKLFRDVVLFVGPENVVHIVTDNAANYVAAERLLEAEFPKLYWSPCAAHCVNLMFQDIGKLQEVSQTVSQALLITKYIYNHCYPLFLMRKFTGGQEILRPAPTRFATNFIALQNMLAQKDPLRAMVTSKEFTSSAYSKEAKAKKFLDQVLDSKFWSQCTDIVKLTSPLVHVLRIVDSEDRPAMGYLYQAIYKAREEMVRRFQKRKKVVDPYLKILDTRWDAQLKKNLHAAGYWLNPAFRFNAGEFEKHKETISGLLDVIEKYAYDDHVLNSKLTSEKRIFKNAEKDFGRPSAIHERTTVMPDQWWKSYGCGAPNLQKLAIRVLSQTCSSSGCERNWSIFEHIHSKKRNLLEHQKLNDLVYVHYNLRLQQRNQMRNQVYDPICLDAFEDHSEWILEDSSPFLTPEEIDALRNDLANMSLQSPLDDLDQLDLEDDREDDGANNSVENANQNETNQDVAPHLSDEEQLADFEITPWI from the exons ATGGTGGATGCCTCTGTTCCATTTAATGCGGTTAATTCAGCTTACTATCAGCCAATGATTGATGCTATTGCAAGCATGGGTGCAGGGTATAAAGGGCCAAGTTATCCAAGAGTCTGTGGGTATTTGTTGAGTAAATTAGTTGAGGATGTGAGGAAAATGATTGATGGTTATCGTGAGATTTGGAAGCAAACTGGATGCACTATTATGGCCGATGGATGGACTGATCGTTGTAGGCGtactttgattaattttttagtttattgtCCTAAAGGAACTGTTTTTCTAAAGTCAGTTGATGCTTCTAATATCTCAAAAACTGCTGAAAATTTGTTTAAGTTGTTTAGGGATGTTGTATTGTTTGTTGGTCCTGAGAATGTTGTGCATATTGTAACGGACAATGCTGCAAACTATGTTGCTGCGGAAAGATTGTTGGAGGCTGAGTTTCCTAAATTGTATTGGTCCCCTTGTGCAGCTCATTGTGTTAATCTGATGTTTCAAGATATTGGGAAGTTGCAAGAAGTGAGTCAAACTGTGTCACAAGCTTTACTGATCACTAAGTATATCTATAATCATTGCTATCCACTGTTCTTGATGAGAAAGTTTACAGGTGGGCAGGAAATACTTCGTCCAGCTCCAACTCGGTTTGCTACTAATTTCATTGCTTTGCAAAATATGTTAGCTCAAAAGGATCCTTTGAGAGCTATGGTGACTTCTAAAGAATTTACAAGCTCAGCTTACTCCAAAGAAGCCAAAGCTAAGAAATTTTTGGATCAAGTCTTGGATTCTAAATTTTGGAGTCAATGCACTGATATTGTTAAGCTTACCTCGCCACTTGTTCATGTTTTACGTATTGTGGATAGTGAAGACAGACCTGCCATGGGTTATCTTTATCAAGCTATTTATAAGGCTAGAGAAGAAATGGTGAGGAGGtttcagaaaagaaagaaggttGTTGATCCTTATTTGAAGATTTTGGATACCCGTTGGGATGCACAACTTAAGAAAAATCTTCATGCCGCTGGTTATTGGTTAAATCCAGCTTTTCGATTTAATGCTGGAGAATTTGAAAAGCACAAAGAAACGATTTCTGGCTTGTTGGATGTCATTGAGAAATATGCTTATGATGATCATGTATTGAATTCTAAGCTGACAAGTGAGAAGAGGATCTTTAAGAATGCTGAGAAAGATTTTGGAAGACCCTCTGCAATACATGAACGAACCACTGTTATGCCAG ATCAATGGTGGAAATCTTATGGTTGTGGAGCACCAAATTTGCAAAAGTTGGCTATTCGTGTTTTAAGCCAGACTTGTAGCTCTTCAGGTTGTGAGCGTAACTGGAGTATTTTTGAACACATTCACTCAAAGAAGAGGAATCTGTTAGAGCATCAAAAACTTAATGATCTTGTTTATGTTCATTACAACTTAAGGTTACAACAAAG GAACCAAATGAGAAACCAAGTTTATGATCCAATTTGTCTTGATGCATTTGAGGATCATTCAGAATGGATACTAGAAGATTCATCACCATTTTTAACTCCTGAAGAAATTGATGCTTTACGAAATGATCTTGCAAATATGTCTCTTCAATCACCTTTAGATGATTTAG ATCAATTGGATTTGGAAGATGATCGGGAGGATGATGGAGCTAATAATTCTGTGGAAAATGCAAATCAAAATGAAACCAATCAGGATGTAGCTCCACATTTGTCAGATGAAGAGCAACTTGCCGACTTCGAAATCACTCCTtggatttag